In a single window of the Pontibacter russatus genome:
- a CDS encoding FAD:protein FMN transferase: MRFLLLCLLSSLPFLNNQTELKQFRIRGLAQGTSYQVTYYAEDSTVTQAQIAFVLAQIDSSLSIYKPYSLISRFNRSATGAPADKHLRKVVKKALRVSKKTDWAFDITVQPLVQAWGFGTAPIAALPDSAAIQALLPCVGADKLHLRRGQLRKDAPCVRIDVNGIAQGYTVDVLADFLDRQGIRNYLVELGGEIRVRGRKPDGKPMAIGIEGPAENNPDDPYPIQKIIRLEKGAVTSSGNYRQFYQSGSRKISHLINPKTGYPLKNELISVTVWARDAMTADAYDNALMGMGLAKAFDFLNRQKGLEAYFIYRRADGLVADTATVGFEKMGQ, encoded by the coding sequence ATGCGCTTTCTGTTGCTGTGCCTGCTCTCCTCACTTCCATTCCTCAACAACCAAACGGAATTAAAGCAATTCCGGATCAGGGGCCTTGCCCAGGGAACAAGCTACCAGGTAACATACTACGCAGAAGACAGCACCGTCACACAGGCACAAATTGCGTTCGTGCTGGCGCAGATAGACAGCTCGCTCTCCATATATAAACCTTACTCCCTGATCAGCCGGTTCAACCGCTCCGCAACCGGGGCCCCGGCCGACAAACACCTCCGCAAGGTCGTTAAAAAGGCGTTGCGGGTGTCAAAAAAAACAGATTGGGCATTTGATATTACCGTGCAGCCCCTGGTACAGGCCTGGGGCTTTGGGACAGCCCCTATCGCGGCGCTCCCCGACTCAGCCGCTATACAGGCTTTGCTACCGTGCGTGGGCGCAGACAAGCTACACTTGCGGCGGGGCCAACTGCGGAAAGACGCGCCCTGCGTGCGCATAGACGTGAACGGCATTGCGCAGGGCTATACCGTGGATGTGCTGGCAGATTTCCTCGACAGGCAGGGCATCCGGAATTACCTGGTGGAGCTGGGCGGCGAGATACGCGTGAGAGGGCGCAAGCCGGATGGAAAGCCAATGGCGATCGGTATTGAGGGCCCTGCGGAGAACAACCCGGACGATCCTTACCCCATACAGAAAATCATCCGGCTGGAGAAAGGAGCGGTCACCTCCTCGGGCAACTACAGGCAGTTCTACCAGAGCGGCTCCCGGAAAATATCGCACCTGATAAACCCCAAGACCGGTTATCCCCTGAAAAATGAGCTGATAAGCGTGACGGTGTGGGCACGGGACGCCATGACGGCCGATGCCTATGACAACGCGCTGATGGGAATGGGCCTGGCAAAGGCCTTCGACTTTCTGAACCGGCAGAAGGGGTTGGAGGCTTATTTTATATACCGCAGGGCGGATGGTTTGGTGGCCGACACGGCCACGGTTGGTTTTGAGAAGATGGGGCAATAG
- a CDS encoding Gfo/Idh/MocA family protein yields the protein MKEFDLNKRREFLKASALLAGGAMLSSIPLAGAYAAGKGTIKIALVGCGGRGTGAAFQALQTKHDVKLVAMADAFRDRLDDSYKPLFEKFGKSKVDVPEGKKFVGFDAYKKAIAEADVVLLATPPGFRPIHFEEAVKQNKHVFMEKPVATDSPGIRSVLATAEEAKKKKLNVVVGLQRRYQKNYREAMKRIEDGALGDITSGQVYWNSGGVWVRPRKPEQTEMEYQMRNWYYFNWLCGDHITEQHIHNIDVANWIKNDYPVSAQGTGSRFLRTGKEYGEIYDNHTVEFIYKDGTVLQSQCRHFEGTDNRVDESFQGTKGRVYLSADNIARLTDYKGNVIYDHAGKGDPNPYQTEHDELFAAIAAGQFKFSDAERGAKSTMTSLLGRYATYSGHEVKWDDALNSNISLMPETFAWDAKPKVLPDANGLYPIAIPGKTKVI from the coding sequence ATGAAAGAGTTCGACTTAAATAAGCGGAGAGAGTTTCTGAAGGCCTCCGCCCTACTGGCGGGTGGCGCCATGTTAAGCAGCATTCCCCTGGCAGGCGCTTACGCGGCAGGCAAAGGCACCATCAAAATTGCGCTGGTAGGCTGCGGCGGCAGGGGTACCGGAGCGGCTTTCCAGGCGTTGCAGACCAAGCACGACGTGAAACTGGTGGCCATGGCCGACGCTTTCCGCGACCGCCTGGACGACAGCTACAAACCGCTTTTCGAGAAGTTCGGAAAATCGAAAGTGGATGTTCCGGAAGGCAAAAAATTCGTTGGTTTCGATGCTTATAAGAAAGCAATAGCCGAGGCGGACGTGGTGCTGCTTGCCACCCCTCCCGGGTTCAGGCCTATCCATTTTGAGGAGGCGGTGAAGCAAAACAAGCACGTGTTCATGGAGAAGCCCGTGGCCACCGACTCGCCGGGCATACGCAGCGTGCTGGCCACGGCCGAGGAAGCGAAGAAAAAGAAGCTGAACGTGGTGGTGGGCCTGCAGCGCCGCTACCAGAAAAACTACCGCGAGGCGATGAAGCGCATCGAGGACGGTGCATTGGGCGACATCACCTCCGGCCAGGTGTACTGGAACAGCGGCGGCGTATGGGTGCGCCCGCGCAAGCCCGAGCAGACGGAGATGGAATACCAGATGCGCAACTGGTACTATTTCAACTGGCTTTGCGGCGACCACATCACAGAGCAGCACATCCACAACATAGACGTGGCGAACTGGATCAAGAACGATTACCCGGTATCGGCCCAGGGAACCGGAAGCCGCTTCCTGCGCACCGGCAAGGAATACGGCGAGATATATGACAACCACACCGTGGAGTTCATCTACAAAGACGGCACCGTGCTGCAGAGCCAGTGCCGCCACTTCGAAGGAACTGACAACCGGGTGGACGAAAGCTTCCAGGGAACCAAGGGCAGGGTGTACCTCTCCGCCGACAACATCGCCAGGCTAACGGACTACAAGGGGAACGTGATATATGACCACGCTGGCAAAGGCGACCCGAACCCATACCAGACAGAGCACGATGAGCTGTTCGCCGCCATAGCCGCCGGCCAGTTCAAGTTCTCTGACGCGGAACGCGGAGCAAAGAGCACCATGACCTCCCTGCTGGGCCGCTATGCCACCTACTCGGGACATGAAGTGAAGTGGGACGATGCCCTGAACTCCAACATCAGCTTAATGCCTGAGACCTTTGCCTGGGACGCCAAGCCAAAAGTGCTGCCAGATGCAAACGGGCTGTACCCGATAGCGATTCCGGGAAAAACAAAGGTGATTTAA
- a CDS encoding formylglycine-generating enzyme family protein — translation MNLSKAPFHILLAGLACFTLFPNTAQSQQNSKENYTQGVTGTKLKFDMVAIPGGEFMMGSPANEQGRETDEGPQHPVKIDPFWIGKYEVTWDVFEPFVYKDYELTQSNGTVSPEVDAVARPTKPYLDMTFGMGKENHPAVGMTQYNAIQFCKWLYARTGVFYRLPTEAEWEYASKAGTNTAYSFGNNAAALGEHAWYKANSGDETHEVGSKKPNAWGLYDMHGNVAEWTMDQYIPDYYKKFKGKAAANPVAVPDKLYPHVVRGGSFQDEAAALRSANREGSDPDWKRIDPQIPKSNWWFPEAPFVGLRLVRPVNPPSEAEIEAYYNQAPTPDY, via the coding sequence ATGAACCTTTCCAAAGCACCCTTTCACATACTCCTGGCAGGTTTGGCCTGCTTCACGCTTTTCCCGAATACTGCACAGAGCCAGCAAAACAGCAAAGAGAACTACACGCAGGGAGTCACCGGCACCAAGCTTAAGTTCGATATGGTGGCCATCCCCGGTGGCGAGTTTATGATGGGGAGCCCGGCCAACGAGCAGGGAAGAGAAACTGACGAGGGGCCACAGCACCCGGTGAAGATCGACCCGTTCTGGATAGGGAAGTATGAGGTAACGTGGGATGTCTTCGAGCCTTTCGTTTACAAGGACTACGAACTTACCCAGAGCAATGGCACCGTTAGCCCCGAGGTGGATGCCGTGGCGCGCCCCACCAAGCCTTACCTGGACATGACCTTTGGCATGGGCAAGGAAAACCACCCCGCCGTTGGCATGACGCAGTACAACGCTATCCAGTTCTGCAAGTGGCTGTATGCCCGCACCGGGGTTTTCTACCGCCTGCCCACCGAGGCGGAATGGGAGTACGCCAGCAAGGCAGGCACCAACACGGCCTACTCGTTCGGAAATAATGCCGCCGCCCTCGGGGAGCACGCCTGGTACAAGGCCAACAGCGGCGATGAAACCCACGAGGTAGGAAGCAAGAAGCCGAACGCCTGGGGCCTGTATGACATGCACGGCAATGTGGCCGAGTGGACCATGGACCAGTATATACCGGACTATTATAAGAAATTCAAGGGCAAGGCAGCCGCCAACCCTGTTGCTGTGCCCGACAAACTGTATCCGCATGTGGTGCGGGGGGGCTCTTTTCAGGATGAGGCGGCCGCACTGCGCTCTGCCAACCGCGAGGGCTCAGACCCGGACTGGAAAAGGATCGACCCGCAGATACCCAAGAGCAACTGGTGGTTCCCGGAGGCTCCCTTTGTCGGGCTCCGGCTCGTGCGGCCGGTAAACCCGCCCTCAGAAGCAGAAATTGAGGCTTACTACAACCAGGCGCCCACCCCCGATTATTGA
- a CDS encoding family 16 glycoside hydrolase, producing the protein MRYHTFAVLLFLVLAGFTGAAQTRELPDNTIPLQNLDAFRPTAGNWKLAGDVYYDLRKAGKGKLQEGTGVLVNDPSEKSKDNLLTKMEHGDLELELDFMMDKGSNSGIYLQGRYEVQLFDSWGVQNPTAQDCGAIYERWDENRPGNRKGYEGHAPAVNVSKAPGLWQHYKIVFRAPRFNEQGQKTANAVFVQVIHNGVMIHENVEVTGPTRAAAFQDEQPLGPLMIQGDHGRVAIRNIRYKSFGTEPVALTGLTLKAYEGDVKGVAAFDTLTPVRVTDIRALAHQGSGTRDQFGGKINGTIHIPRTGEYLFNLKLDWIPEDNNYPERPNGAGELVIGGKKVIAIDGEHGDASAMVQLEAGEHPIELSYLKNFGYWYAQSNNFTLSVEGAGVPRTALNTPLRAVEPVGAIMVLADKEPVMLRSFIEHDGEKRTHTISVGEPGGANYTVDLGTGDFLQFWRGNFMETTPMWHGRGESQLAVPLGSVIALAGKPTLAILRDGNAAWPDSSAAYNYLGYEMDKSGQPTFKYTLGAASVREKFEVSEQGRKLGHTLTVVPGQEQGELWCRVAEGSEIRKLPNGLYAINDKEYLIELPRRAKPVIRKTAGNRKELLLPVEAKNGTAEVQYIIVW; encoded by the coding sequence ATGAGATACCATACATTTGCGGTTCTCCTGTTTCTGGTGCTCGCTGGCTTTACGGGCGCGGCGCAGACAAGAGAATTACCCGACAACACCATCCCCCTTCAAAACCTGGATGCTTTCCGGCCCACAGCAGGCAACTGGAAGCTGGCAGGCGATGTGTACTATGACCTGCGGAAGGCAGGCAAAGGGAAGCTGCAGGAAGGCACCGGCGTGCTGGTGAACGACCCGTCTGAGAAGAGCAAGGACAACCTGCTCACCAAAATGGAGCACGGCGACCTAGAACTGGAGCTTGACTTTATGATGGACAAAGGCTCGAACTCCGGCATATACCTGCAGGGGCGCTACGAGGTGCAGCTTTTCGACAGCTGGGGCGTGCAAAACCCGACGGCCCAGGACTGCGGCGCCATATATGAGCGCTGGGACGAAAACCGCCCCGGGAACAGGAAAGGCTACGAGGGCCACGCCCCCGCCGTGAACGTGAGCAAAGCACCCGGCCTGTGGCAGCACTACAAGATCGTGTTCAGGGCGCCGCGCTTTAACGAACAGGGACAGAAAACAGCGAATGCCGTGTTTGTGCAGGTCATCCACAACGGGGTGATGATCCATGAGAATGTGGAAGTGACGGGCCCGACGCGCGCCGCTGCCTTTCAGGACGAGCAGCCGCTGGGCCCGCTGATGATACAGGGCGACCACGGCCGCGTGGCGATCCGCAACATCCGTTACAAATCGTTCGGCACTGAGCCTGTAGCCCTGACGGGGCTGACGCTGAAGGCCTATGAGGGCGATGTGAAAGGTGTAGCCGCCTTCGACACGCTGACGCCGGTGCGGGTGACGGATATCCGGGCGCTGGCCCACCAGGGCTCCGGCACCAGAGACCAGTTTGGCGGGAAGATAAACGGCACCATCCACATACCGCGCACCGGCGAGTACCTCTTCAACCTGAAGCTGGACTGGATACCCGAGGACAACAACTACCCCGAGCGGCCGAACGGCGCAGGCGAACTGGTCATCGGCGGAAAGAAGGTGATAGCGATAGACGGCGAGCACGGCGATGCCTCAGCTATGGTGCAACTGGAGGCGGGTGAGCACCCGATCGAACTCTCTTACCTGAAGAACTTCGGGTACTGGTACGCCCAAAGCAACAATTTTACCCTTTCGGTGGAGGGAGCAGGCGTGCCCCGCACAGCCCTGAACACCCCCCTGCGTGCCGTGGAGCCCGTCGGTGCCATTATGGTGCTGGCCGATAAAGAACCGGTGATGCTCAGGAGCTTTATCGAGCACGACGGCGAGAAACGAACCCACACCATATCGGTGGGGGAGCCCGGCGGGGCGAATTATACAGTAGACCTGGGCACCGGCGACTTCCTGCAGTTCTGGCGCGGCAACTTCATGGAGACCACCCCGATGTGGCACGGCCGCGGCGAGAGCCAGCTGGCGGTGCCGCTGGGCAGCGTGATTGCCCTTGCCGGCAAGCCCACCCTGGCCATCCTGCGCGACGGGAATGCCGCCTGGCCCGACTCCAGCGCGGCATACAACTACCTTGGGTATGAGATGGACAAGAGCGGCCAGCCCACTTTCAAATACACTTTGGGTGCCGCCAGCGTGCGGGAGAAGTTCGAGGTGAGTGAGCAAGGCCGGAAGCTGGGGCATACCCTGACGGTGGTGCCCGGGCAGGAGCAGGGCGAACTGTGGTGCAGAGTGGCCGAGGGAAGCGAGATTAGAAAACTGCCCAACGGTCTTTACGCCATCAACGACAAGGAATACCTGATAGAATTGCCGCGCAGGGCGAAGCCTGTGATCCGCAAGACGGCCGGGAACAGGAAAGAACTGCTGCTGCCCGTGGAAGCCAAAAATGGCACGGCGGAGGTACAGTATATCATCGTTTGGTAA
- a CDS encoding plastocyanin/azurin family copper-binding protein: protein MEIYIVSMTRLTKAAFVAACLLAMVGQPAVAQKKTKVNPETGSKQPAPAAKGLEQAEAIPEVEDDFYKLISLPIPEGVILEVGGMATLPDGSIAACTRRGEVWIISNPNISGNAQPTYKRFAYGLHEPLGLAYKDGDIYVTQRSELTRLRDNDGDGEADAYDKVYSWPLSGNYHEYSYGPLFKPNGNMLVTLNLGWSNSLGHGVSLVPWRGWMLEITPDGQMTPYASGLRSPSSFAMNEAGDVFYSENQGDWVGSGRITHLEKGDFAGNAESLRWSDLPGAAIDLKPEDIPNTGEPLYDVAKRVDALKPPAVWLPHGILGISTSGMLNDDTGGKFGPFANQFFVGDQGQSKVMRVALEKVKGQYQGVVFPFREGFSSGILRLIWGSDGSMFSGMTSRGWSSTGKELFGLQRLVWTGKTPFEMKTVRAMSDGFEIEYTLPVDRKLAADPSAYKVTGFNYKYQAAYGSPVINSEKCAVRAVVVSEDGLKARLVVDGLREGYIHEITAEGVRTADGKPLLHQVGYYTLNQFPDGEKLAVAAPAHNHTAMASAAKATPAATKTATASKAAASKPAAAKQAKRVTEKPASWTKEADITINLGTKPGLKFDPAQIRVKAGSKVKVVFHNNDDMLHNFVIVMPGTAIEVGEMAMKLGLEGQEKNYIPQTDKLLYHTKLLQPSETEAIYFVAPDKPGEYTYVCTVPGHFYVMQGTLKVVE, encoded by the coding sequence ATGGAAATCTATATAGTATCGATGACACGCCTCACAAAGGCCGCATTTGTTGCTGCCTGCTTGCTGGCGATGGTTGGGCAGCCTGCCGTGGCGCAGAAAAAAACCAAGGTTAACCCCGAAACAGGAAGCAAACAACCTGCCCCGGCGGCCAAAGGGCTGGAGCAGGCCGAGGCGATTCCGGAAGTGGAGGACGATTTCTACAAACTTATCTCGCTGCCGATACCGGAAGGCGTGATTCTGGAGGTCGGGGGCATGGCGACGCTGCCGGATGGCAGCATAGCGGCCTGCACCCGCCGGGGGGAGGTATGGATTATCTCCAACCCCAATATCTCGGGCAACGCCCAGCCCACCTACAAGCGCTTTGCCTACGGGCTGCATGAGCCGCTGGGGCTCGCCTACAAGGACGGCGACATCTACGTGACCCAGCGCAGCGAACTCACGCGTCTCCGCGACAACGATGGCGACGGTGAAGCCGACGCCTACGACAAAGTTTATTCCTGGCCACTGTCGGGCAACTACCATGAGTACTCCTACGGGCCGCTGTTCAAGCCGAACGGCAACATGCTGGTGACCCTGAACCTGGGCTGGAGCAACAGCCTGGGGCACGGGGTGAGCCTGGTGCCGTGGCGCGGCTGGATGCTTGAAATTACCCCGGACGGGCAAATGACGCCTTATGCCTCGGGCTTGCGCTCGCCTTCCAGTTTTGCCATGAACGAGGCCGGTGACGTGTTCTACAGCGAAAACCAGGGTGATTGGGTAGGCTCGGGCCGCATCACACACCTCGAAAAAGGCGATTTTGCGGGCAACGCCGAGAGCCTTCGCTGGTCAGACCTGCCCGGCGCCGCCATCGACCTGAAGCCAGAGGACATCCCCAACACCGGGGAGCCGCTGTACGACGTGGCCAAGCGGGTGGACGCCCTGAAGCCACCGGCCGTCTGGTTGCCGCACGGCATCCTGGGCATCTCCACCTCCGGCATGCTGAATGACGACACAGGCGGAAAGTTCGGGCCTTTCGCCAACCAGTTTTTTGTCGGAGACCAGGGGCAGAGCAAAGTTATGCGGGTGGCGCTGGAGAAGGTGAAGGGGCAGTACCAGGGCGTGGTGTTTCCTTTCCGGGAAGGCTTCTCCTCCGGCATCCTTCGCCTGATATGGGGCAGCGACGGCTCCATGTTCAGCGGCATGACGAGCCGGGGCTGGTCCTCTACCGGAAAAGAACTCTTCGGCCTGCAGCGCCTCGTCTGGACCGGCAAAACGCCTTTCGAGATGAAGACCGTGCGCGCCATGTCGGACGGCTTTGAGATAGAGTACACGCTTCCCGTCGACCGGAAACTGGCGGCCGACCCATCGGCCTATAAGGTGACTGGGTTCAACTATAAGTACCAGGCCGCGTACGGCAGCCCCGTCATCAACAGCGAGAAATGCGCCGTGCGCGCCGTGGTGGTGTCGGAAGACGGGTTGAAAGCCCGCCTGGTGGTGGACGGGCTGCGTGAGGGCTATATCCATGAGATCACGGCAGAGGGAGTGCGCACCGCCGACGGCAAGCCCCTGCTGCACCAGGTAGGCTACTACACACTCAACCAGTTCCCGGACGGGGAAAAGCTGGCCGTTGCAGCGCCTGCGCACAACCATACGGCCATGGCCTCCGCCGCCAAAGCAACACCGGCTGCCACAAAGACGGCCACTGCCAGCAAAGCCGCCGCTTCGAAACCAGCCGCTGCCAAACAGGCCAAGCGCGTAACCGAAAAGCCAGCCTCCTGGACGAAAGAGGCTGATATCACCATCAACCTGGGCACCAAGCCCGGACTGAAGTTCGACCCTGCGCAGATTCGCGTGAAAGCGGGCAGCAAGGTGAAAGTGGTGTTCCACAACAACGACGACATGCTGCACAATTTTGTGATAGTGATGCCGGGCACTGCCATAGAGGTAGGCGAAATGGCGATGAAACTGGGCCTGGAAGGGCAGGAGAAAAACTATATCCCCCAGACAGACAAGTTGCTGTACCATACCAAATTGCTGCAGCCCAGCGAGACGGAAGCCATCTACTTCGTGGCGCCTGACAAACCTGGTGAGTACACCTACGTCTGTACGGTGCCGGGGCACTTTTACGTGATGCAGGGCACGCTGAAGGTGGTGGAGTAG
- a CDS encoding DUF4112 domain-containing protein yields MSKENLRYTRTPQSERLKWVNSMARLMDDQFVLPGTKFRFGLDPLLGLLPVAGDLASFAMSASIVLTIARYGASGKVVALMLVNLALDTIIGSIPVLGNIFDFAYKANDRNVKLLQRHYEEGKYQGSGKNIVVAAAVGVLLVFLLLLWAMWELLEWLYQLIF; encoded by the coding sequence ATGTCGAAAGAGAACCTGCGCTACACCCGCACCCCGCAGTCGGAGCGGCTGAAATGGGTTAATTCCATGGCCCGCCTGATGGATGACCAGTTCGTGCTGCCGGGCACGAAGTTCCGCTTCGGGCTGGACCCCTTGCTGGGCCTGCTGCCCGTGGCCGGAGACCTGGCCTCTTTCGCCATGTCTGCCAGCATCGTGCTGACGATTGCGCGCTACGGCGCGAGCGGCAAAGTAGTGGCCCTTATGCTCGTGAACCTGGCGCTGGACACCATCATCGGGAGTATTCCGGTGCTGGGCAACATCTTCGACTTTGCCTACAAAGCCAACGACCGCAACGTGAAACTGCTCCAACGCCACTACGAGGAGGGGAAATACCAGGGAAGCGGCAAAAACATTGTTGTGGCAGCGGCGGTAGGGGTGCTGCTGGTCTTCCTGCTCCTGTTGTGGGCCATGTGGGAACTGCTGGAGTGGCTGTACCAGCTGATATTTTAG
- the uvsE gene encoding UV DNA damage repair endonuclease UvsE, whose amino-acid sequence MKIGYPCINQTLDCSSSRTFRLASYSEERLVAAVEQNLACLRRILEYNVQHGLFFFRLTSGLVPFASHEVNTYNWQEHFKTDLQELGSYIRSNNMRISMHPDQFVVLNSPNGQTVKNSIAELVYQGSILDLMGLDTTAKLQIHGGGAYGDKSAAIRRFAKVYHTRLPEAVKARLCVENDDRTYSLQDCLQLHEETGMPVIFDNFHHECVNNGEPMREAVAMAASTWHPEKDGILMMDYSSQAPNERRGKHVQSIEEQLFHDFLAETEGLDMDIMLEIKDKEESALKAVALARSLGRVPA is encoded by the coding sequence ATGAAAATCGGATACCCCTGCATCAACCAAACCCTCGACTGTAGCTCTTCCCGCACCTTTCGCCTCGCCTCTTACTCAGAGGAGCGCCTGGTAGCGGCGGTGGAGCAGAACCTCGCCTGCCTGCGCCGCATCCTGGAGTACAACGTGCAGCACGGGCTGTTCTTCTTCCGGCTTACCTCGGGCCTGGTGCCGTTTGCGTCGCACGAGGTGAACACTTACAATTGGCAGGAGCACTTTAAGACGGACTTACAGGAACTGGGCAGCTATATCCGAAGCAACAACATGCGCATCTCCATGCACCCCGACCAGTTTGTGGTGCTCAACTCCCCGAATGGGCAGACGGTCAAGAACAGCATCGCCGAGCTGGTATACCAGGGGAGTATATTGGATTTGATGGGCCTGGACACTACAGCCAAACTACAGATACACGGCGGCGGGGCCTACGGCGACAAGTCCGCGGCCATTCGGCGCTTCGCCAAGGTGTACCACACCCGCTTGCCGGAGGCTGTGAAAGCCCGCCTCTGCGTGGAGAACGACGACCGCACCTACTCGCTGCAGGATTGCCTGCAACTGCACGAGGAGACGGGCATGCCTGTTATCTTCGACAATTTCCATCATGAGTGCGTGAACAACGGTGAGCCGATGCGTGAGGCCGTGGCAATGGCCGCCAGCACCTGGCATCCGGAAAAGGACGGGATTCTGATGATGGACTACTCCTCGCAGGCCCCGAACGAACGCCGGGGCAAGCACGTGCAAAGCATAGAGGAACAGCTGTTCCACGATTTTCTGGCCGAGACCGAGGGCCTGGACATGGACATTATGCTGGAGATAAAAGACAAAGAGGAGAGTGCCCTGAAGGCTGTGGCACTGGCACGGTCACTGGGCCGGGTGCCTGCCTAA
- a CDS encoding carboxypeptidase-like regulatory domain-containing protein: MLRHPLLYLAALLLLCCSLPAQAQKTTRLSGTVLKPDKATPVPGATVVKTNTNLGVVSDEEGRFVIDVGQKDTLLIRALGFKPLLYLPSKLPVSELRVTIVLQEDSVMLGEVEVTSRPSQEMIDRALRNMKREATSQAKRPGYIPGLEPPPPPPAPAPTIASPIGLLYDTFSKEGKERRKVEELKRRQELEEKLKEEDDYNRFFKDNTGYE; the protein is encoded by the coding sequence ATGCTCCGACACCCCCTGCTTTACCTTGCTGCCCTGCTGCTCCTGTGCTGTAGCCTTCCCGCTCAGGCCCAGAAGACTACCCGGCTAAGCGGCACGGTGCTGAAGCCGGACAAGGCGACGCCTGTGCCCGGTGCCACGGTTGTCAAAACGAACACCAATCTGGGGGTAGTTTCGGATGAGGAGGGCCGCTTTGTCATTGATGTGGGGCAGAAAGACACGCTGCTGATACGTGCGCTGGGCTTTAAGCCGCTCCTGTACCTGCCCAGCAAGCTGCCTGTGTCTGAGCTGCGCGTCACGATTGTGCTGCAGGAAGACAGCGTGATGCTGGGGGAGGTAGAGGTAACCAGCCGTCCATCGCAGGAGATGATAGACCGCGCGCTGCGCAACATGAAGCGCGAGGCCACGAGCCAGGCCAAACGGCCGGGCTATATACCCGGTCTGGAGCCGCCCCCGCCGCCGCCAGCCCCCGCGCCCACCATTGCCAGCCCCATCGGCCTGCTGTATGATACGTTTTCGAAAGAGGGCAAGGAGCGGCGCAAGGTGGAGGAGTTGAAAAGGCGGCAGGAACTGGAGGAGAAACTGAAGGAGGAGGACGATTACAACCGCTTTTTCAAGGACAACACGGGGTATGAGTAA
- a CDS encoding metallophosphoesterase → MRSLITSGTVVLFLFLVDLYVFQAIKTVTQNLDPTAQRVIYFLFWAVFAVTAVTFVLGSATRGTPPSAYKTYLASTLFIIFASKLVVVLFLLVDDTVRIGRIAFHYASSDTAFDPSRNKFLSQMGLLVAAVPFTAFIYGMVKGAYDYQVKRITLKFPNLPQAFDGYKILQISDLHTGSFTSTEPLQEAVRLINKQEADLVFFTGDLVNNQAAEVQQHIGTLKDIKAKAGVFSVLGNHDYGDYVTWPSPEAKRDNLRTLIDSHGRMGWQILMNEHRMIEKDGEKIAVLGVENWGNRAGFPKYGRLEQAYAGTEGSPFKVLLSHDPSHWDGEINQKYNDIDLTLSGHTHGMQFGVNIPGWKWSPVQYVYKQWAGLYKKGRQHLYVNTGLGFLGYPGRVGFLPEITVFELKKA, encoded by the coding sequence ATGAGAAGTTTGATAACCTCCGGGACAGTCGTGCTGTTCCTTTTCCTGGTGGACCTGTACGTGTTTCAGGCCATCAAAACCGTGACCCAGAACCTCGACCCCACGGCGCAGCGGGTTATATACTTCCTGTTCTGGGCCGTATTCGCCGTTACGGCAGTCACCTTTGTACTGGGCTCCGCTACGCGCGGCACGCCGCCCAGCGCCTACAAAACCTACCTGGCCAGCACGCTTTTCATCATCTTTGCCTCCAAGCTGGTGGTGGTGCTGTTTCTGTTGGTGGATGACACCGTGCGCATTGGCCGCATCGCCTTTCACTACGCCAGCAGCGACACCGCCTTCGACCCCTCGCGCAACAAGTTCCTGAGCCAGATGGGGCTTCTGGTGGCAGCTGTCCCGTTCACAGCCTTTATATATGGCATGGTAAAGGGCGCCTATGATTACCAGGTGAAGCGCATCACGCTGAAGTTCCCGAACCTGCCGCAGGCCTTCGACGGGTACAAAATCCTGCAGATATCGGACCTGCACACCGGTAGCTTCACTTCTACGGAGCCGCTGCAGGAGGCGGTGCGGCTGATAAACAAGCAGGAGGCCGACCTGGTGTTTTTCACCGGCGACCTGGTGAACAACCAGGCCGCTGAGGTGCAACAACACATCGGCACGCTGAAGGACATAAAGGCCAAGGCGGGCGTATTCTCGGTGCTGGGCAACCACGACTACGGCGACTATGTGACCTGGCCGAGCCCGGAGGCAAAGCGCGACAACCTGCGCACCCTGATTGACAGCCACGGCCGGATGGGTTGGCAGATACTGATGAACGAGCACCGCATGATTGAAAAGGACGGTGAAAAAATTGCAGTGCTGGGGGTGGAGAACTGGGGCAACCGGGCTGGCTTCCCGAAATACGGCCGCCTGGAGCAGGCCTACGCTGGCACCGAGGGTTCGCCGTTCAAGGTGCTCCTCTCCCACGACCCTTCGCACTGGGACGGCGAAATCAACCAGAAGTATAATGACATTGACCTGACGCTGTCGGGGCACACGCACGGCATGCAGTTTGGCGTGAACATACCCGGCTGGAAGTGGAGCCCGGTGCAGTACGTGTACAAGCAGTGGGCGGGGCTCTACAAAAAAGGGCGCCAGCACCTGTACGTCAACACGGGCCTCGGCTTCCTGGGCTACCCCGGCCGCGTCGGTTTCCTGCCCGAGATTACGGTCTTCGAGCTGAAGAAGGCCTGA